A genomic window from Candidatus Thiocaldithrix dubininis includes:
- the moeB gene encoding molybdopterin-synthase adenylyltransferase MoeB — protein sequence MNDELLLRYSRQILLPDVDIQGQTILNQARVLVLGAGGLGAPVLLYLAAAGIGHITVVDPDTVDLSNLQRQVIHSTANISQAKVESAKQSMLAINPHIQVQALQTRLDEQQLLTQVAAHDVVVDCTDNFPTRFTINQACFTAKKPLVSGAVIRMEGQISTFDFRQAGACYRCLYNEEGGVEDTCSTNGILAPVAGIIGSMQATEALKVLLNLPTLHGRLLLLDAKYMQWRELRLRADANCPVCGAT from the coding sequence ATGAATGATGAATTATTACTCCGTTATAGCCGCCAGATTTTATTGCCAGACGTGGATATTCAAGGGCAAACAATACTAAATCAAGCACGAGTGTTGGTATTGGGGGCGGGTGGATTAGGTGCACCCGTTTTGTTATATCTGGCTGCCGCTGGCATCGGACATATTACCGTGGTTGACCCCGATACAGTCGATTTAAGCAATTTACAACGGCAGGTGATTCATAGCACAGCGAACATAAGCCAAGCCAAAGTCGAATCGGCTAAGCAAAGCATGTTAGCCATTAATCCGCATATTCAAGTACAAGCCTTGCAAACCCGTTTAGACGAGCAGCAGCTCTTAACACAGGTGGCAGCGCATGATGTAGTGGTAGATTGTACGGATAATTTCCCCACGCGTTTCACCATTAACCAAGCCTGCTTTACTGCAAAAAAGCCGTTAGTATCCGGCGCAGTGATTCGTATGGAAGGGCAGATTAGCACGTTTGATTTTCGGCAAGCGGGGGCATGTTATCGCTGTTTATACAATGAAGAGGGTGGCGTTGAAGATACCTGTTCTACCAATGGCATATTAGCACCGGTTGCGGGGATTATCGGTAGTATGCAAGCCACCGAAGCTTTAAAAGTCTTATTAAATTTGCCTACTTTGCACGGGCGTTTATTACTATTAGATGCCAAATATATGCAATGGCGTGAACTGCGCTTACGGGCAGATGCTAATTGTCCGGTGTGTGGCGCAACTTAA
- the lepA gene encoding translation elongation factor 4 — MGEANKNIRNFSIIAHIDHGKSTLSDRFIQYCGGLSEREMEAQVLDSMDLERERGITIKAQSVSLDYKARNGETYHLNFIDTPGHVDFSYEVSRSLAACDGALLVVDASQGVEAQSVANCYTAIDLNLEVVPVLNKIDLPAADPDRVCQEIEDIIGIDATDAVHVSAKTGIGIQDLLEQLVERIPAPVGDPDAPLKALIIDSWFDNYLGVVVLVRVIDGEIRKKMKIRFMSTGRDYQVERVGVYTPKTKDLDVLRAGEVGFMISGVKEITAAKVGDTITDAQHPAEQPLVGFKEIQPRVFAGLFPIESDQYENLRDALSKLKLNDSALFYEPETSQALGFGFRCGFLGMLHMEIVQERLEREYNLDLISTAPTVIYEVEQTDGEKVFIHSPAEMPVVNKIKEIREPIIVGNILVPQDYVGNVITLCVEKRGTQKNMQYMGNQVSLTFELPLAEVVMDFFDRLKSVSRGYASFDYQMDRFEAAPMVRVDILVNGEKVDALALMIHRDFAQSRGRQLVEKMKDLIPRQMYEVAIQAAIGSNIIARSTVKAMRKDVLAKCYGGDVSRKRKLLEKQKEGKKRMKQVGSVEIPQEAFLAVLKVSDK, encoded by the coding sequence ATGGGTGAGGCGAATAAGAATATCCGCAATTTTTCGATTATTGCGCATATTGACCACGGTAAATCCACTTTATCCGACCGTTTTATACAATACTGCGGTGGTTTAAGCGAACGCGAAATGGAAGCACAAGTCCTAGATTCAATGGATTTGGAGCGCGAGCGGGGTATTACCATTAAAGCGCAAAGCGTCTCATTGGATTATAAAGCGCGTAATGGCGAAACCTATCACTTAAACTTTATTGATACGCCGGGGCATGTCGACTTTTCCTATGAAGTTTCGCGTTCCTTAGCCGCTTGTGATGGCGCATTGCTGGTTGTGGATGCGTCGCAAGGGGTTGAAGCACAAAGCGTTGCCAACTGTTATACCGCCATTGACCTCAATCTTGAAGTTGTACCTGTCTTAAATAAAATCGACTTGCCAGCGGCTGATCCAGACCGTGTTTGCCAAGAAATCGAAGATATTATTGGCATTGATGCCACCGATGCGGTGCATGTGAGTGCTAAAACGGGTATTGGTATTCAAGACTTGCTGGAACAGTTGGTCGAGCGTATTCCTGCGCCGGTGGGTGATCCGGATGCGCCGTTAAAGGCCTTAATTATTGACTCATGGTTTGATAATTATTTAGGCGTCGTGGTATTGGTGCGGGTAATCGACGGCGAAATTCGTAAGAAAATGAAGATTCGTTTTATGTCGACTGGGCGCGATTATCAAGTCGAGCGAGTTGGGGTCTATACGCCTAAAACCAAAGACTTGGATGTATTACGTGCGGGCGAAGTGGGCTTTATGATTTCCGGTGTGAAGGAAATTACCGCTGCCAAAGTTGGCGATACCATTACCGATGCACAACATCCGGCTGAACAGCCGTTGGTGGGTTTTAAAGAAATCCAACCCCGCGTGTTTGCAGGCTTATTCCCAATTGAGTCGGATCAGTACGAAAATCTACGCGACGCGTTATCGAAGCTCAAATTGAATGATTCCGCGCTATTTTATGAGCCAGAAACTTCACAAGCGCTAGGCTTTGGGTTTCGTTGCGGCTTCTTAGGCATGTTGCATATGGAAATTGTGCAAGAACGCTTAGAACGCGAATATAACCTTGATTTGATTTCAACTGCGCCCACTGTTATTTATGAAGTAGAGCAAACTGACGGTGAAAAAGTGTTTATTCACAGCCCGGCGGAAATGCCAGTTGTGAATAAAATCAAAGAGATTCGTGAACCGATTATTGTCGGCAATATTCTAGTGCCCCAAGATTACGTGGGAAATGTGATTACCTTGTGTGTCGAAAAACGTGGCACACAAAAGAATATGCAATACATGGGTAATCAAGTATCACTAACTTTTGAATTGCCCTTGGCGGAAGTGGTCATGGACTTCTTTGACCGTTTGAAATCGGTAAGCCGGGGTTATGCGTCGTTTGATTATCAAATGGATCGCTTTGAGGCTGCGCCAATGGTGCGTGTGGATATTCTGGTGAATGGTGAGAAAGTCGATGCGCTGGCGCTGATGATTCACCGTGACTTTGCGCAATCACGCGGACGGCAATTAGTCGAAAAGATGAAAGACTTAATTCCACGCCAAATGTATGAAGTGGCCATTCAAGCCGCGATTGGTAGCAATATTATTGCGCGTAGTACCGTTAAAGCTATGCGTAAAGACGTATTAGCCAAATGTTACGGCGGGGACGTATCACGTAAACGTAAGCTGTTAGAGAAACAAAAAGAAGGTAAAAAACGTATGAAACAAGTGGGTAGCGTAGAAATTCCACAAGAAGCGTTTTTAGCC
- a CDS encoding glutaredoxin family protein, whose product MQGNEAKFCLTVYHRHGCHLCDEMVALLSEYQDELNFTMQLVDIDEDAALKARFHVDIPVVAFGEQILFWHFFNEASLRQALQHG is encoded by the coding sequence ATGCAAGGGAATGAAGCAAAATTTTGCCTGACCGTGTATCATCGCCACGGCTGCCATTTGTGTGACGAGATGGTAGCGCTCTTGTCCGAGTATCAGGACGAACTGAATTTTACAATGCAACTAGTGGATATTGATGAAGATGCCGCTTTAAAAGCACGCTTTCATGTAGATATTCCGGTGGTTGCATTCGGTGAGCAGATTTTATTCTGGCACTTCTTTAACGAAGCGAGTTTGAGGCAAGCATTACAGCATGGGTGA
- a CDS encoding tetratricopeptide repeat protein, giving the protein MITKQAKHTLTPIFYMLSLGLAISPSWAKTSTTMQPIEPPQVQESPPPWAARPDAVARQTEPQANNQGNSSMEKWYRNRRAQAAKPNTAIEVIQASAQQGDADAQYELGSIHQSGAGVARNAAQAEQWLNKAANQGHAKAQYALAMLYRGSDSPEALQRSITWQQKAAQSGYAEAQYGLGLLYANGQYVEQDPAQAQRWFQKAASQGHVSAKLALLSQGVDVPAVEAAPEPVSVAANPAVETFAPVEPAAVENTPSPLAEALNTPATPTDNQANTANGKVDLTGIEPDVVRQSADEGDKQAQLLLGTLYEDGLGGLSKDESQAAYWYEKAAQQGFAKAQYNLGLLYEDGRGVQQDYKRAAYWYAEAAKADFSEALNNLGVLYIVGNGVPKDSKKAAKLFTQAANQGNADAKRNLQMLKQS; this is encoded by the coding sequence ATGATAACAAAACAAGCCAAACACACATTAACACCCATTTTTTATATGCTTAGCTTAGGTTTGGCAATTAGCCCAAGCTGGGCGAAAACCAGCACGACTATGCAACCCATTGAACCGCCACAGGTGCAAGAATCGCCGCCACCTTGGGCAGCGCGTCCGGATGCGGTCGCACGACAAACCGAACCGCAAGCGAATAACCAAGGCAATTCCAGCATGGAAAAATGGTATCGCAATCGGCGAGCGCAAGCGGCTAAACCGAATACTGCTATTGAAGTGATTCAAGCTTCCGCACAACAGGGCGATGCAGATGCCCAATACGAACTGGGCAGTATTCACCAAAGCGGTGCAGGTGTGGCACGCAACGCGGCACAAGCAGAACAATGGTTAAATAAAGCGGCGAATCAAGGGCATGCCAAAGCACAATATGCCTTAGCCATGTTATATCGTGGAAGTGATTCACCTGAAGCCTTACAACGCTCAATCACATGGCAACAAAAAGCTGCACAAAGTGGCTATGCTGAAGCTCAATACGGTTTAGGCTTGTTGTATGCCAACGGGCAATATGTTGAACAAGACCCTGCCCAAGCGCAACGCTGGTTTCAAAAAGCGGCAAGCCAAGGACATGTATCGGCTAAATTAGCCCTGCTCTCGCAAGGAGTGGATGTTCCAGCCGTGGAAGCTGCGCCAGAACCGGTAAGCGTTGCGGCTAATCCGGCAGTCGAAACCTTTGCTCCTGTTGAACCTGCTGCGGTAGAAAATACCCCATCCCCCTTAGCCGAAGCCCTGAATACGCCTGCTACACCAACAGACAATCAAGCTAACACAGCTAATGGCAAAGTGGATTTAACGGGTATTGAACCCGATGTGGTGCGGCAATCAGCCGATGAAGGTGATAAACAAGCACAGTTATTGCTGGGCACATTATATGAAGACGGCTTAGGTGGCTTAAGCAAAGACGAAAGCCAAGCTGCGTATTGGTATGAAAAAGCTGCACAACAAGGCTTTGCCAAAGCGCAATATAACTTAGGTTTGTTATATGAAGACGGGCGTGGAGTTCAGCAGGATTATAAACGAGCGGCTTATTGGTATGCTGAAGCGGCTAAAGCCGATTTTTCCGAAGCTTTAAACAATTTAGGCGTATTGTATATCGTGGGTAATGGCGTTCCTAAAGACAGTAAAAAAGCCGCCAAGCTATTCACACAAGCCGCCAATCAAGGCAATGCTGATGCTAAACGTAATTTACAAATGCTGAAACAGAGTTAA